From Elaeis guineensis isolate ETL-2024a chromosome 16, EG11, whole genome shotgun sequence, a single genomic window includes:
- the LOC105059065 gene encoding protein WALLS ARE THIN 1: MADDAGKSICGVPERVQLHVAMLALQFGYAGFHVVSRAALNMGISKVVFPVYRNIIALILLVPFAYFLEKKDRPAMTLSFLVQFFLLALCGITANQGFYLLGLDNTSPTFASAIQNSVPAITFLMAVLLRIEKVRIDRKDGIAKVAGTLACVAGASVITLYKGPTIFSQSHALNQPSLRSPPAMLWLGDAEGKNWTLGCVYLIGHCLSWSGWLVLQAPVLKKYPARLSVTSYTCFFGVIQFLVIAAFIERDSEAWIFHSGTELFTILYAGFIASGVAFAVQIWCIDRGGPVFVAVYQPVQTLVVAIMASIALGEQFYLGGIIGAILIIAGLYLVLWGKSEERAFAAKEAAVMVSSTAENDGLRPTTPFKASSITQPLLPSLPSENV, from the exons aTGGCGGACGATGCGGGGAAGAGTATATGCGGCGTGCCGGAGAGGGTGCAGCTGCATGTGGCCATGCTGGCCCTGCAGTTTGGGTACGCCGGGTTTCATGTCGTCTCCCGGGCGGCCCTTAACATGGGGATCAGCAAGGTGGTGTTCCCTGTCTATAGGAACATCATCGCTTTGATCCTCCTCGTGCCTTTCGCCTACTTCCTCGAGAA GAAAGACAGGCCAGCCATGACGCTCTCCTTCCTCGTTCAATTCTTCCTCCTCGCCTTGTGTGG TATAACTGCAAACCAGGGTTTCTACCTGCTAGGCCTCGACAACACCTCTCCTACGTTCGCCTCCGCCATCCAAAACTCCGTCCCGGCCATCACCTTCCTCATGGCCGTCCTCCTCAG GATAGAGAAGGTCCGAATCGACCGAAAGGACGGGATTGCAAAGGTGGCGGGCACGCTAGCCTGCGTCGCGGGCGCATCGGTCATCACCCTCTACAAGGGTCCGACCATCTTCTCCCAGTCTCATGCCCTGAACCAACCTAGCCTTCGCTCCCCACCGGCAATGCTGTGGCTGGGTGACGCCGAGGGGAAGAACTGGACGCTGGGTTGCGTATACCTCATCGGACACTGCCTGTCGTGGTCCGGGTGGTTGGTTCTCCAGGCGCCGGTGCTGAAGAAGTACCCGGCGAGGCTGTCGGTGACCTCGTACACTTGCTTCTTCGGCGTGATCCAGTTCTTGGTCATCGCAGCCTTCATCGAGAGGGATTCCGAGGCCTGGATCTTCCACTCCGGCACCGAGCTCTTCACCATCCTCTACGCG GGATTCATTGCTTCAGGTGTTGCCTTTGCTGTTCAAATATGGTGCATTGACAGGGGTGGTCCTGTCTTCGTGGCTGTCTACCAACCGGTCCAGACACTTGTGGTTGCTATCATGGCTTCGATTGCTTTGGGCGAACAATTCTACCTTGGAGG GATCATTGGTGCAATATTGATCATAGCTGGACTATATCTGGTCTTGTGGGGAAAGAGTGAGGAGAGAGCATTTGCTGCAAAAGAGGCCGCAGTCATGGTTTCTTCCACTGCTGAAAATGATGGACTGAGACCAACAACTCCCTTCAAGGCTTCTTCCATTACTCAGCCCCTATTGCCCTCGTTGCCATCAGAAAATGTGTAA